The genomic region AGGGATTTTTAGCTAACCAGATGAGAGCTGAAAACTTGAAGGATGCATCTGTGTTGCCTGATTTGTGCCTGAGTCATGCAAATCAGTTGATGATTATGTTGCAAAATCATAGAAAACTCTTGGATATTAAACAGAAGTGTACCACTGCCAAACAAGAACTAGCAAATAATCTACACGTCAGACTGAAGTGGTGTTGCTTTGTAATGCTTCATGCTGATCAAGATGGAGAGAAACTGCAAGCTTTGCTCCATCTCGTAATAGAGCTGTTAGAAAGAGTCAAGATTGttgaagcacttagcacagttccTCAGATGTACTGCTTAGCTGTTGTTGAGGttgtaagaagaaaaatgttcataaaaCACTACAGGGAGTGGGCTGGTGCATTAGTCAAAGATGGAAAGCGATTATATGAAGCTGAAAAGTCAAAAAGGGAGTCCTTTGGGAAATTATTTAGGAAGTCTTTTTTAAGAAATCGTCTGTTTAGGGGACTGGACTCCTGGCCACCTTCCTTTTGTACTCAGAAACCTCGAAAGTTTGACTGTGAACTTCCAGATATTTCATTAAAAGATTTACAGTTTTTACAATCATTTTGTCCTTCAGAAGTTCAACCATTTCTCAGGGTTCCCTTACTTTGCGACTTTGAACCTCTACACCAGCATGTACTTGCTCTACATAATTTGGCATCCACAAATCAGGCATCCCCGCAGTCTACTTCTTCACCAAGGATAGAAAGTGCAGCAGGAATAACAACTACTACCTCACCAAGAACTCCTCCTCCACTCACTGTTGAGGATCCCTTATGTCCTGCAGTTTGTCCCTTAGAAGAATTGTCTCCAGATAGCATTGATGCACATACATTTGATTTTGAAACTATTCCCCATCCAAACAGTGAACAGACTCTTCACCAAGGTTCTTTAGACTTGGATTCATTAGCCGAAAGTCCTGAATCAGATTTTATGTCTGCTGTGAATGAGTTTgtaatagaagaaaatttatcATCTCCTAATCCAATTAGTGATCCACAAAGCCCAGAAATGATGGTGGAATCACTTTATTCATCAGTTATCAATGCAATAGATAGTAGACGTATGCAGGATACAAATACATGTGGTAAAGAGGATTCGGGAGATCATACCCCTTTAAATGTCCAGTTGGAAAAATGTAGAGTTTTTGCCCAAGATTCTCACTTCAGTATACAGACCATCAAGGAAGACCTTTCCCACTTCAGGACATTTGTACAAAAAGAACAGTATGACTtctcaaattctttaaaatgtacaGCAGTAGAAATAAGAAGCATTATTGAAAGAGTCAAATGTTCTCTGGAAATAACACTAAAAGGAAAACATCAAAAAGAACTACAGTCCTTAAAAAATGAGTATGAAGCTAAACTTGATGCACTAATGAAGGAgagtgaagaaaatgaaagcaaaattaaaaaattgaaaggagaCTTAATAGGTCTTGAGGagattttacaaaataaagacaatgaaTTTGCTTTGGTTAAACATGAAAAAGAAGCTGTCGTCTTTCTACAGAATGAAAAGGATCAGAAGTtgttagaaatggaaaatataatgcATAGTCAAAATTGTGAAATTAAAGAACTGAAGCAGTCTCGAGAGGTAGTGTTAGAAGACTTAAAAAAGCTCCATGTTGAAAATGATGAGAAGATACAGTTACTGAGGGCAGAACTTGAATGCTTGGAGCAAAGTCATCTGAAGGAATTGGAGGACACTCTGCAAGTCAGGCATACGCAGGAGTTTGAGAAAGTTATGACAGACTACAACATTTCTTTGgagaaactaaaaaaggaaaatcaacaaAGAATCGATAGCATACAAGAGTCTCATGCAGCAGTTGTCCAGGACAAAGAACAACAGCTACAGGAATTAAAACTCAAGGTTTCTGATATGTCTGACATGAGATGCAAGTTAGAGGTTGAACTTGCATTGAAGGAAGCGGAGActgatgaaattaaaattttgctgGAAGAAAGCAAAGCCCAGCAGAAAGAGACCTTAAAGCTTCTCCTCGAACAAGAGACTGAAAACCTGAGAATAGAGATAAGTAAGTTAAACCAAAAGATTAAAGATaataatgaagattatcaggTGGGCTTAGCAGAGCTAAGAACTTTAATGACAATTGAAAAAGATCAGTGCATTTCGGAGTTAATTAGTAGACATGAAGAGGAATCAGATATGcttaaagctgaattaaacaaagtAACATCCTTGCATCACCAAGCatgtgaaatagaaaaaaaattgaaggaacaGATAGTTGAACTACAGAGTAAATTGGACTCAGAATTGAGTGctcttgaaaaacaaaaagatgaaatgattacccaacaagaacaaaaatttgaAGCTATTATCCAAAAACTTGAGAAAGGCAAAGAGGAATTGGTCATGAACCAGGAACAAGAAAGAGAAGAGTTAATTCAGAAGCTTGATTGTGAAAAAGAAGCTGCCATTCAGACTGCtctaaaagaatttaaattgGAGAGAGAGGCTCTTGAGAATGAGTTATTGGAAAAAGTTAAACATCTTGAGAGCCAACTAACAAGAAGTTCTGCCACTGAATCTACTAGAGACGATTCTGCAAGTTTAGTTGCTGAACTTCAAGAAAAGCTTCAGGAAGAAAAAGCTAAGTTTTTAGAACAActtgaagaacaagaaaaaagaaagaatgaagaaatgcaAAATGTTCGAACATCTTTGATTGCCGAACAGCAGACCAATTTTAACACTGTTTtaacaagagagaaaatgagaaaagaaaacataataaatgaCCTTAGTGATAAGTTGAAAAGTACAATGCAACAACAAGAACGAGATAAAGATTTGATAGAGTCACTTTCTGAAGATAGAGCTCGTTTGCttgaggaaaagaagaaacttGAAGAAGAAGTCAGTAAGTTGCGTAGTAGCAGTTTGGTTCCTTCACCGTATGTAGCTGCAGCCCCAGAACTTTATGGAGCCTGTGCACCTGAACTCCCAGGTGAAGCAGAGAAATCAGGCATGGAAACAGCAGATGAAGGAAGGTTGGATTCAGCAATGGAGACAAGCATGATGTCCGTACAAGAAAACATCCATATGTTATCCGAAGAAAAACAGAGGATAATGCTGTTAGAACGAACATTGCagttgaaagaagaagaaaacaagcgGCTAAATCAAAGACTTATGTCTCAGAGCATGTCCTCAGTATCTTCAAGGCATTCTGAAAAAATAGCTATTAGAGATTTCCAGGTGGGAGATTTGGTACTCATCATCCTAGATGAACGCCATGACAATTATGTATTATTTACCGTTAGTCCAACTTTATATTTTCTACATTCAGAGTCTCTGCCTGCCCTGGATCTTAAACCAGCTTCAGGTATATCTAGAAGACCCTGGGTACTTGGAAAAGTAATGGAAAAGGAATACTGTCAAGCTAAAAAGGCACAAAACAGATTTAAAGTTCCTTTGGGGACAAAATTTTACAGAGTGAAAGCTGTGTCATGGAATAAGAAAGTATAACTTTAAGAAGAAATTAACACATCCGGTGACATTTTTTCTGAATTGACCTACAGTACTCATTTACCACTCCAAAAATAGCAGGCCATCTTTTTATACAAAAGTCAACATGACAATATACTTCATTGTTGTGCAACATTTACTTTTTAACTGGCTACATTTTAGGAACAATAAATTCATCAAAACCCTTTGCTGAATTAaaatggttttggttttgtttttacccAGATAACTCTAGAAATGCGGACCAAACTTGTTCTTTTTCTCAAAGGGCATCCCCTGTGTGTTGTGGCTTATGATTAGCCATGTTAATTGCCTGTTAAATATACATTAGCTTGATCATAGATGTTAAATGTTAATTATTaccagcatttgtccttttgtgaaaTCAGTATCAGAATACTTGCACTCTTTAACATATTCTTTATAAAATGTGTAAATTCTTCAAAACTATTTAAAGAGGAGTGTTATTGCATGCAGATAATCATAATTTTGAGTTTGCCTCTGTAGATTACTAAAGcaaactttcatttatttttttaaatgccctttgatgtttcaaggaaaaaaaaaagaactctgtaATTAGATTGACTGATCTTAAGATCAGCCATAAGTAATCAGCAGTCTTCAAAAGCACTTTCAACATATTGGTCATCTGGGTTCTACAGGGTTGGGGGGAGAGTCTGTGCCATTGACAGTTTAAAATGAAGCACTCAGATCTTCCCAACATCTTTATATTACTCTGTTTagaatgatcattttgatgaaatCGTAATTCATGGTtgagtttcagaaaaaaagatattcGTTGTACATTAACCATATAGAGGtcatttaaataacaaaatattgtaTTGTAAAAGACatgtagaattttaaaacaataaagattcaaacctgtaaaaaaaaaaaaaaaaaaaaaaaagatatgagggagggcggggcaagatggcagactggtgagctgtatgttttagttactcctccaggaaagtaggtagaaagccaggaactgcgtagactggacaccacagagcaatctgcgtttgggcatacttcatacaacactcatgaaaacgtggaactgctgagatcagcgaaatctgtaagtttttgcggccaggggacccgcgcccctccctgccaggctcagtcccgtgggaggaggggctgtcagctccgggaaggagaagggagaactgcagtggcagcccttatcggaatctcattctactgatccaaactccaaccatagatagactgagaccagacaccagagaatctgagagcagccagcccagcagagaggagacaggcacagaagaaaaaaaacaacatgaaaaactccaaaataaaagtggaggatttttggagttctggtgaacatagaaaggggaagagccctgaggcgcatatgcaaatcccgaagaaaagctgatctctctgccctgtggacctttccataatggccctggttgctttgtctcttagcatttcaataacccattagatctctgaagagggcccttttttttttttttttttttaatccttttttctttttctaaaacaattactctaagaagcccaatacagaaagcttcaaagacttgcaatttcggcaggtcaagtcaagagcagaactaggagagctctgagacaaaacgcaataatccagtggctgagaaaattcactaaacaacacaacttcccaagaaaaggggggtgtccgctcacagccatcatcctggtggacaggaaacactcctgcccatcaccagccccatagcccagaactgccccaacaacccagtgtgacggaagtgcttcaaataacaggcacacaccacaaaactgggcatggacattagccttccctgcaacctcagctgattgtcccacagttgggaaggtagagcagtgtgaattaacaaagccccattcagccatcatttcagcagactgggagcctccctacacagcccagcagcccagaactgccctggggggatggcactcacctgtgacatagcacagtcatccctcaacagaggacccggggtgcacggcctggaagaggggcccacttgcaagtctcaggagccatacgccaataccaaggacttgtgggtcagcggcagagacaaactgtggcaggactgaactgaaggattagactattgcagcagctttaaaactctaggatcaccagggagatttgattgttagagccaccccccctccctgactgcccagaaacacgccccatatacagggcaggcaacaccaactacacacgcaagcttggtacaccaattggaccccacaagactcactcccccactcaccaaaaaggctaagcaggggagaactggcttgcgcagaacaggtggctcgtggatgccacctgctggttagttagagaaagtgtactccacgaagctgtagatctgataaattagagataaggacttcaattggtctacaaatcctaaaagaacccta from Choloepus didactylus isolate mChoDid1 chromosome 1, mChoDid1.pri, whole genome shotgun sequence harbors:
- the LOC119542762 gene encoding RB1-inducible coiled-coil protein 1, coding for MKLYVFLVNTGTTLTFDTELTVQTVADLKHAIQNKYKIAIQHQVLVVNGGECMAADRRVCTYSAGTDTNPIFLFNKEMILCDRPPAIPKTTFSTENDMEIKVEESLMMPAVFHTVASRTQLAVEMYEVAKKLCSFCEGLVHDEHLQHQGWAAIMANLEDCSNSYQKLLFKFESIYSNYLHSVEDIKLKLTHLGTAVSVMAKIPLLECLTRHSYKECLGRLDSSPEHEGSEKAEMKRSTELVLSPDMPRTTNKSLLTSFHKSVENVTLDTTDAESGKEIRESCQSTVQHDETSVDAKEGDLPFFNVSLLDWINVQDRPNDVESLVRKCFDSMSRLDPRIIRPFLAECRQTIAKLDNQNMKAIKGLEDRLYALDQMIASCSRLVNEQKELAQGFLANQMRAENLKDASVLPDLCLSHANQLMIMLQNHRKLLDIKQKCTTAKQELANNLHVRLKWCCFVMLHADQDGEKLQALLHLVIELLERVKIVEALSTVPQMYCLAVVEVVRRKMFIKHYREWAGALVKDGKRLYEAEKSKRESFGKLFRKSFLRNRLFRGLDSWPPSFCTQKPRKFDCELPDISLKDLQFLQSFCPSEVQPFLRVPLLCDFEPLHQHVLALHNLASTNQASPQSTSSPRIESAAGITTTTSPRTPPPLTVEDPLCPAVCPLEELSPDSIDAHTFDFETIPHPNSEQTLHQGSLDLDSLAESPESDFMSAVNEFVIEENLSSPNPISDPQSPEMMVESLYSSVINAIDSRRMQDTNTCGKEDSGDHTPLNVQLEKCRVFAQDSHFSIQTIKEDLSHFRTFVQKEQYDFSNSLKCTAVEIRSIIERVKCSLEITLKGKHQKELQSLKNEYEAKLDALMKESEENESKIKKLKGDLIGLEEILQNKDNEFALVKHEKEAVVFLQNEKDQKLLEMENIMHSQNCEIKELKQSREVVLEDLKKLHVENDEKIQLLRAELECLEQSHLKELEDTLQVRHTQEFEKVMTDYNISLEKLKKENQQRIDSIQESHAAVVQDKEQQLQELKLKVSDMSDMRCKLEVELALKEAETDEIKILLEESKAQQKETLKLLLEQETENLRIEISKLNQKIKDNNEDYQVGLAELRTLMTIEKDQCISELISRHEEESDMLKAELNKVTSLHHQACEIEKKLKEQIVELQSKLDSELSALEKQKDEMITQQEQKFEAIIQKLEKGKEELVMNQEQEREELIQKLDCEKEAAIQTALKEFKLEREALENELLEKVKHLESQLTRSSATESTRDDSASLVAELQEKLQEEKAKFLEQLEEQEKRKNEEMQNVRTSLIAEQQTNFNTVLTREKMRKENIINDLSDKLKSTMQQQERDKDLIESLSEDRARLLEEKKKLEEEVSKLRSSSLVPSPYVAAAPELYGACAPELPGEAEKSGMETADEGRLDSAMETSMMSVQENIHMLSEEKQRIMLLERTLQLKEEENKRLNQRLMSQSMSSVSSRHSEKIAIRDFQVGDLVLIILDERHDNYVLFTVSPTLYFLHSESLPALDLKPASGISRRPWVLGKVMEKEYCQAKKAQNRFKVPLGTKFYRVKAVSWNKKV